Proteins co-encoded in one Patescibacteria group bacterium genomic window:
- a CDS encoding MBL fold metallo-hydrolase has product MKINWYGQSCFKIKNKTKTILIDPYGPINGGLKRKPNFKADIIVLFSKEKDKNKIVKLEKAKFLIDHAGEYEIKNVFIYGVDFIRENSQSIIYQIEIDNIRLGFLGEINDTLKDREIEEIDGMDVLFVPVGGENLIDPSQAMDIINSLEPKIVIPCCFDIQGIKTKLLPLENFLKEAGIDEVERLDYFTLKKKDLSVEKTKIIVLKEK; this is encoded by the coding sequence ATGAAAATTAATTGGTACGGACAATCATGTTTTAAAATTAAAAATAAAACCAAAACTATTTTAATAGACCCATATGGACCAATCAATGGCGGACTAAAAAGAAAGCCAAATTTTAAGGCAGATATAATTGTTCTTTTTTCTAAAGAAAAAGACAAAAATAAAATAGTTAAATTAGAGAAAGCAAAATTTCTAATTGATCATGCTGGTGAATACGAAATTAAAAATGTTTTTATTTATGGGGTTGATTTCATTAGAGAGAATAGTCAGTCAATAATTTATCAAATTGAAATTGATAATATTCGTTTAGGGTTTTTAGGGGAGATAAACGATACGCTTAAAGATAGAGAAATAGAAGAAATCGATGGTATGGATGTTCTTTTTGTTCCAGTTGGGGGTGAAAATTTGATTGACCCAAGTCAAGCAATGGATATTATTAATTCTCTTGAGCCAAAAATAGTTATTCCTTGCTGTTTTGATATTCAGGGGATAAAAACAAAATTGCTTCCGTTGGAAAACTTTTTAAAAGAGGCGGGGATTGATGAAGTCGAGCGTTTAGATTATTTTACCTTAAAAAAGAAAGATTTATCTGTTGAAAAAACAAAAATTATTGTACTTAAAGAGAAATAA
- a CDS encoding glycogen synthase: MKILFVAPEIYPIIKIGGLADVVGALSKEITKKEHDARVVIPFYFELKNKINNIEKIGEASVSVNKKKEHLNIFQTKIKTSSPEQKQTEVIVYLIENEKYLSSNGVYLDNNNPLAVLRFLFFSLAVLKIFKIINWKPDIVHCNDWQTSIIPFLLKIKNISIKSILTVHNLFFQGKIKQKIFCDFLEIKKKDCLSLKKNSLNVNVLEQGILLADLITTVSPQYAKEITKQQFSLGLRRSIKKRARDISGILNGIDQDIYNPITDKFLKKNYSIKTIEDKQENKLYLQEKLGLKIDKDIPLLAIVSRISKQKGLDLILSSFNKIIKLNCQLVLLGTGNKDHEQFFLNLSKENKSMMATLIGFDSILAHQIYAGADIFLMPSRFEPCGLSQMMSMRYGTIPLVRSTGGLKDTVKNFKIKKSSDGTGFVFKIFSVKVFLFTLKRALNIYYKKNIWRKIQVNAMKKNFSWENPTIEYIKLYKKLLTK, translated from the coding sequence ATGAAAATACTTTTTGTAGCCCCAGAAATATATCCAATCATAAAAATAGGCGGATTAGCAGACGTTGTTGGAGCTCTTTCAAAAGAAATAACCAAGAAAGAACACGATGCAAGAGTTGTTATTCCATTTTATTTTGAATTAAAAAATAAAATAAATAACATAGAAAAAATTGGAGAAGCATCTGTATCTGTTAATAAAAAAAAAGAACATTTAAACATTTTTCAAACAAAAATTAAAACAAGCAGTCCAGAACAAAAGCAAACAGAAGTAATAGTATATTTAATTGAAAATGAAAAGTATCTAAGTAGTAACGGGGTTTATTTAGACAATAATAACCCTTTGGCTGTTTTGAGGTTTTTGTTTTTTTCTTTGGCTGTTTTGAAGATATTTAAAATAATTAATTGGAAGCCCGATATTGTGCACTGCAATGATTGGCAAACAAGCATTATTCCCTTTCTTTTAAAAATAAAAAACATATCAATTAAGTCTATTCTTACGGTTCACAATCTTTTTTTTCAAGGAAAAATAAAACAAAAGATTTTCTGTGATTTTTTAGAAATAAAGAAAAAAGATTGTCTTTCTTTAAAAAAAAATAGCTTAAATGTTAACGTTCTCGAGCAAGGAATTCTTTTAGCTGACCTAATTACAACAGTAAGTCCTCAATATGCAAAAGAAATAACCAAGCAACAATTTTCGCTGGGATTAAGAAGATCTATAAAAAAAAGAGCAAGAGATATTTCAGGTATCTTAAATGGAATAGATCAGGATATTTATAATCCTATTACTGATAAATTTTTGAAAAAAAATTATTCAATCAAAACAATAGAAGACAAACAAGAGAATAAGTTATATTTACAAGAAAAGCTAGGATTAAAGATAGACAAGGATATTCCATTACTTGCAATTGTTTCAAGAATTAGCAAGCAAAAAGGGTTGGATTTAATTTTATCTTCTTTTAATAAAATAATTAAATTAAATTGCCAGTTAGTACTTTTAGGGACGGGGAACAAAGACCATGAACAATTTTTTTTAAATCTTTCAAAAGAGAACAAGTCAATGATGGCTACTTTGATTGGGTTTGATTCAATTCTTGCTCATCAAATTTATGCTGGTGCTGATATTTTTTTAATGCCATCAAGGTTTGAGCCATGCGGGTTATCTCAGATGATGTCAATGAGATATGGAACCATTCCATTAGTTAGGAGTACTGGCGGGCTAAAAGATACTGTAAAAAATTTTAAAATAAAAAAATCATCAGATGGAACAGGGTTTGTTTTTAAAATTTTTTCTGTTAAAGTTTTTTTGTTTACACTAAAAAGAGCATTAAATATTTATTATAAAAAAAATATTTGGAGAAAAATACAAGTTAATGCGATGAAAAAAAATTTTTCATGGGAAAATCCAACAATTGAATATATAAAATTATATAAAAAATTATTAACAAAATGA
- a CDS encoding polymer-forming cytoskeletal protein: protein MLGKETKVTPEDAETIIGSGVKVDGKFRAYGNVIIKGELTGSLKTENDLQLKEGGVVNANVRAKNASIDGEIKGNLNVEEEIKLGSSAKLLGDINCSVLAIEQGAVINGKCQVGGREDAPEEVEEVDEE from the coding sequence ATGTTAGGAAAAGAAACAAAAGTGACCCCTGAAGATGCTGAAACAATAATTGGCTCAGGAGTAAAAGTGGATGGTAAATTTAGGGCGTACGGAAATGTTATTATTAAGGGAGAGTTAACGGGTTCACTAAAAACAGAAAATGACCTTCAGTTAAAAGAAGGAGGCGTGGTTAATGCTAATGTTAGAGCAAAGAATGCTTCAATCGATGGAGAGATTAAGGGAAACTTAAATGTTGAGGAAGAAATAAAACTAGGAAGCAGTGCAAAGTTATTGGGAGACATTAATTGTAGTGTTCTTGCAATTGAACAAGGAGCTGTTATTAATGGAAAATGTCAAGTTGGTGGCAGAGAGGATGCACCTGAAGAAGTAGAAGAAGTAGACGAGGAATAA